Sequence from the Segatella copri genome:
GCTCGAGTTACTTGAAAAATATCAATATTAATAATAGGAGGACTGCTATATGAAAGTTTTAATGTTTGGATGGGAGTATCCTCCTCACGTATTTGGTGGTTTGGCAACTGCCAACTTTGGTATCTCCCAGGGACTTCATGCCCAGGGCGATGTTGATATCACATTGTGTCTGCCTCATCCTTTCGGTGATGAGGACCGCAGTGCCTGCAAGATTGTGGCAATGAACAGTGTGCCTATTGCCTGGCGCGATGTAAATCACGACTATGTGCAGCAGCGGGTAGGCAATATCATGAATCCGGATGACTATTTCCGTTACCGTGACCACATCTATGCCGATTTTAACTATATGCATGTAAATGACCTCGGCTGTATGGAATTTGCCGGTGGTTATCCGTCAAATCTTCATGACGAAATCAACAACTATAGCATCATTGCCGGAGTTGTAGCCCGTTCTGAGGAATTTGATATTATCCATGCTCACGACTGGCTTACATTCCCAGCCGGAATTCATGCCAAGCGCGTGAGTGGCAAACCATTGTGCATCCACGTTCATGCTACTGATTTCGACCGTAGCCGTGGAAAGGTGAACCCTACTGTTTACGCTATCGAGAAAGACGGTATGGATAATGCCGACTGCATCATGTGTGTATCCGAACTGACCCGCCAGACGGTGATTCACCAGTATCACCAGGATCCACGCAAGTGTTTCGCCATGCACAATGCCGTATACCCATTGAAGCAGGAGTGGCAGGATATTCCACGCCCAAATCATAAGGGCAAGGAGAAGGTAGTAACCTTCCTGGGACGTCTTACCATGCAGAAGGGACCTGAATATTTCGTAGAGGCTGCCAACATGGTATTGCACCGTACCCGCAATGTGCGTTTCTGTATGGCAGGTTCGGGCGATATGATGGATCAGATGATTTATCTCGCTGCTGAAAGAGGCATTGCCGACCGGTTCCACTTCCCTGGCTTTATGCGCGGCAAACAGGTTTATGAATGTCTGAAAGACAGTGATGTCTACGTGATGCCATCTGTGAGCGAGCCGTTCGGTATCTCACCTTTGGAAGCTATGCAGTGCGGCACACCAACCATTATCTCCAAGCAGAGTGGATGTGGAGAAATCCTGTCCAACTGTATCAAGGTAGACTACTGGGATATCCATGCCCTTGCCGATGCCATCTACAGCATCTGTCACAACGAGAGTCTTTTCGATTATCTCTCAGAGGAAGGCAAGAAAGAAGTAGACCAGATTACCTGGGAGAAAGTGGGAGCCCGCATCAAAGACCTGTACCTCAAGACCTTAGGGTGGAAGTAATGGGCAATTAATAGTTAAAAATTAATAATTAATAATTATGAAAACAATTTGTTTATATTTCGAGATACATCAGATTACCCATCTGAAACGCTACCGCTTCTTCGACATCGGTACCGACCATTATTACTATGATGACTACGAGAACGACCGTAGCATCAACGAGATTGCTGAGCGCTCTTATAT
This genomic interval carries:
- a CDS encoding glycosyltransferase family 4 protein — translated: MKVLMFGWEYPPHVFGGLATANFGISQGLHAQGDVDITLCLPHPFGDEDRSACKIVAMNSVPIAWRDVNHDYVQQRVGNIMNPDDYFRYRDHIYADFNYMHVNDLGCMEFAGGYPSNLHDEINNYSIIAGVVARSEEFDIIHAHDWLTFPAGIHAKRVSGKPLCIHVHATDFDRSRGKVNPTVYAIEKDGMDNADCIMCVSELTRQTVIHQYHQDPRKCFAMHNAVYPLKQEWQDIPRPNHKGKEKVVTFLGRLTMQKGPEYFVEAANMVLHRTRNVRFCMAGSGDMMDQMIYLAAERGIADRFHFPGFMRGKQVYECLKDSDVYVMPSVSEPFGISPLEAMQCGTPTIISKQSGCGEILSNCIKVDYWDIHALADAIYSICHNESLFDYLSEEGKKEVDQITWEKVGARIKDLYLKTLGWK